A window of Neisseria canis contains these coding sequences:
- a CDS encoding C40 family peptidase, giving the protein MKPFYRAACLGVLTVSLSSCGIFSSGKPKTHASKSSVKPVRIKHINQQEGGRELILQSMDLVGTPYRWGGSTDTGFDCSGMIQYLYKNALDVNIPRTSRQMAAASRSINPKKLKSGDLVFFNTSGRGISHVGLYIGNGEFIHAPSSGSVVRTERLDKPYYAKRLVKAGTFFD; this is encoded by the coding sequence CTGAAACCTTTTTACCGCGCCGCCTGCTTGGGCGTGCTGACTGTTTCGCTTTCCTCTTGCGGCATTTTTTCTTCAGGCAAACCGAAAACCCATGCCTCCAAAAGCAGCGTAAAGCCTGTGCGCATCAAACACATCAACCAACAGGAAGGCGGCCGCGAGCTGATTCTGCAAAGCATGGATTTGGTCGGCACGCCCTACCGCTGGGGCGGCTCCACCGACACGGGCTTCGATTGCAGCGGCATGATTCAATACCTGTATAAAAACGCACTCGATGTGAACATCCCCCGTACATCGCGCCAAATGGCCGCCGCCAGCCGCAGCATTAACCCCAAAAAGCTGAAATCCGGCGATCTTGTGTTTTTCAACACTTCCGGCCGCGGTATTTCCCATGTCGGCTTATATATCGGCAACGGGGAATTTATCCACGCCCCCTCATCCGGCAGCGTCGTCCGCACGGAGAGGCTGGACAAACCTTACTACGCCAAACGCTTGGTCAAAGCCGGTACATTCTTTGATTAA